GGAGATCAGTCATCGGTACGCACCTCCTGGAGCACGTCGGCTTCGAGCGTCCCGTACTCGTTGTAGATGCGGACGATGAGTCCCAGCGCGACGGCCGTGAGGCTCACCCCGACGACGATGGCGGTGAGGATCAGGACGTGTGGCAGCGGGCTGACGTAGGGCCCGGCGTGTTCGAGAACGGGATTCTGTGCGCCGTCGACGTAGGCCGAGGCGATGAAGAACAGGAAGATACCGGTCTGGAAGATGTTCATGCCGATCACTTTCTTGACGAGGTTCGGACTGGCGATCATCACGTACGCGCCGATCCCCAGCAGGAGGAAGGTCCCGACGTAGTACGACCGGGCGGCGATGGACTCGATTACGCCGGTCGCGAGGAGGGCGTCGATCACAGCAATCCCCCCCGTTCGTCTGAATCGCTGTCGGCAGGGACCTCACCGGTCGCACCGACAGCCAGGCCGAAGAACAGCCCTGCGACGATGCCCGAGACGATGACACCGATCGCGAGTTCGACCAGTTCGATCCCGTACTTGCTGGCGTGATAGATCGGGACGGCCGAGTAATCGAGGAACCCGCCGCCGGCGACGACGGTCCCGATCCCGATCGACAGGAAGACCGAGACGCCGATCCCGACGATGGCGACGAGGCGTTCGGGCCTGATCCAGTCCCGGGTGGCCTCGACGCCGAAGGCGATGGCCAGCATCAGGATGACGGTGCTGACGATGACGCCGCCCTGGAAGCCACCGCCCGCGGAGTCGGCCCCGTGGAACATGATGAACAGGCCGAAGGTGAACACGAACGGCGCGACGACGCGGACCGTGGCCATGATGATCGGGCTCTCGACGTACAGCGAGCGGGTCACCCCGGTCGCCTCGGTTTCGGTGTCGTCGCCGCTCATGCGAACACCTCCCGGCCGAGGACGACGAGCAGGCCGACGCCGGCCGCGAAGACCACCACGGCTTCGCCCATCGTGTCGAACCCACGGTAGGCCGCGAGCACCGCGGTCACGGCGTTTTTGACCTCCGTCTCCTCGTAGGCGTTGTCGAGGTAGTAGTCGGTCACGTCCGACTGGGCGACCGGCGCGTCCGCCGCCCCGACCGGCGGGAGCGCGCCCAGCGTCGACGCGAGCACGCCCACGATCAGGACCGCGACGACCAGCCCCTTCGGGTCGACCGACTCGAAGATCGCCTCGCCCGGCGGCCGGACGGTCTTGGCGATGGTTACCAGGAAGAGGATGGTCGTCACGCCCGCACCGACCGCGGCCTCGGTCAGGCCGACGTCGGGCGCCTGCAGCAGCACCCAGATCATCGCGACACCGAGGCTGTAGGCGGCGAACGCGATGATCGCCGCCAGCACGTCGCGCAGGACGGCGGTCGCCAGCGCGCAGGCCAGCACCAGTGCCAGCAGGCCAAGCGAGATCGCGTCGATCATCCGTCCTCACCCCCGTCGTCGGTCGTCCAGGGTTCGATCCCCTGATCCGCGGCCGCGCGGGAGATTGCGTGGGCCGCGGTCGGATTGGTGATGAACAGGAAGAGGAGCAAGAGCACGGTCTTGACCGTCGGCAGCCCGGAGCCGAAGACGAGGGCAGCACCGGCGAGCGACAGGCCGGAGCCGAGTGTGTCTGCCTTCGACGCCGCGTGGGCTCGCGTGTAGAGGTCCGGCATGCGGAGCAGTCCGACGGCGGCGACGACGCCGAAGAAGACGCCGCCGGCCAGAAGCGCCAGCACCGCTCCCTCGTAGAGCGTCACCATCTACAGGACACCTCCGCGTTCGACGGTGAACTTCGAGATGGCGATGCTCATCAGGAAGTTGAGCAGGGCGTACACCAAGGCGATGTCGAGGACGCCGGGGGAGTCGAGCGCCGCGGCGAACAGCGCGATGATGACGACCGTGTTCGTCCCGACGACGTTCACCGCGATCACGCGATCCTGCATCGTCGGCCCCTGCACGATCCGGTAGACGATGACGACCGAGAGGAGGATGAACGCCCCCGCGGCCGCCAGCAGGGCGTCGGTGATCAGCGTCACGACTCCTCACCTCCGTCGTCGCCGCGCTCGCGCGGGCCCGGCCCGCGGGCGGCCGCCCGACCGTAGAAGACGAACCGGACTGCGCGTTCGAGACCGCCGTCGAGGAGATCATCGCGCGCGCCGCCGGTCAGGGTGTGGACGGTGAAGTGCTGGCGGGTCACGTCGACGGTCAGCGTCCCCGGCGTGAGCGTGATGCTGTTTGCCAGCGTCGTCACCGACAGCTCCGACCAGACGGCGGCGTCGAACTCCACCACTTCGGGATCGATCGGGAGCGACGGGTGGAGCACGACGTAGGCGATGGCGAGGTTCGCCACGACGATCTCGTAGAGGAGATACGGCGTGTAGACGAGCATGCGGGCGAAACGTGCCAGTAGTTTCCCGGGCTGGACCGGGCCAGCGAGCGAGATCCGCCAGAGGACCGTGGCGACGATGGCGGCGCTGATCGCGCCGGTCACGAGATCGAAGACGGCAAGCGAGCCGCCGATGAGGAGGTAGAAACCGAACGAGAGGCCGGCGAGCAGGACGAACTGACCGATGCTGGCGCGCCGGACGAGGCGTGCGCGCTGCGTTCCGCGCTCGACGGGGGCCGTCTCGACGGCGAACCCGGAACGCTGGAGTTCGGCCTCGATCGGTGGGAGCAGGGGCGTGTTCTCGCCGGGATTGAAATCGGGATCGAGGAGGATCGACTCGATGCCGTGCTCGTCGGCGTAGCCGGTCAGCAGATCGACGTAGTCGCCGGGGCTGAACAGGTAGACGTCGAGGCCGATCACGGCGGTCTCGACGGTGAGGGCGGGGTCGTCGTCGCCGAGGTCCTCGTCGGCCCAGACCTCGATCCGTTCGAGCAGCTCGTGGGCGTCCTCGAGGTACTCGTCGCCCGTGACGCGGCGGGAGTCGGGATAGACGAAGTGGACCGCGTCGTAGCGGTTCTCGCCCTCGACGGCGTTCCGGACCGCGTACGCCACCGTGTTCCGGAGCGTCGAGGACTCGCTGACGGGCACGAGCAACCGCTCGCCCGTCACGGGAATCCCTCCGCAGTCGCGGGCCACCGGTCCGCCGACCGGCCCGGCTCGGCCGCTGGATAATTGACGGCGTTCACTGTTGTCGTGATGCCCATGGAAGGTCCGAATCAAAGCCATTGTGTTTTCAGGTCACCGACGCCCGCCGACCCGCCCCAGCCACCGCGCGATCGCCCGTCGACCGCCCAGCGAACCACCGCGATTACAGAGTAGTGACACGTTAACCCGTGTTACGGGTCACCATGTGCCGACTGGCGAGGCGGGCGGGAAATCGAGGGACGGGGTGGGAGTGTTTCGGCAGGTAGAGGGCCCCGAGGGGCGTAAATGTCCGTTAAAACAGTACGAGCATTTATGTAACGCCATCGCCTTGTCAGACAGTAAGCACGCTCGCTCTCCACGGGACGACGTCCGGCCGGGCGGCGACGCTCGATGCGGACGACCCGAACGGCGCGCGTGCCCCCATACACCCCACCCATGCAACTGAAACAGTTACTCTCAGACGACGACGCAGTCAGCCCGGTCATCGGGGTCATCCTGATGGTCGCCATCACGGTCATCCTGGCCGCAGTTATCGCGACGTTCGTGCTCGGCCTCGGTGAACAGGTTAGCTCGACTTCCCCGCAGGCGAGTTTTAGCTTCCAGTTCGAGGAGACAGTCACCGATGACGCCGGAATCCTGACGATGAATCACGACGGCGGAGACTCGATAAAGGCGAATCAATTGTACCTGCGTGGCAACAACGGGTCAGCCACGAGTCACAATTACGACTCCACCTGGAATGAGGTAATAGACGGTTCGAGTAATAATCAAGAAAGTACGTCAGGTGGAGCGAACGACATCGAAGGGACCGCAAGCGGTTCGATCGGTAGTACGAGTGCAGTCACCGGCGGGGACTATCTCACGTTCCCGATCGGCACCGACGGACAGATCCGCCTGATCTACGAGTCACAGCAAGGCGACTCCTCGGCAACGATCAGCACCTGGGAAGGCCCCGACGCGTAAGCGACTCGTCGTTTTTCTACGAATCGACTTCGTTTTCCGCCCAGATGCGTTCAGTTTTCAAGCATTTCTCTCACCGCTAACCGAGATTAATAATCACTTATGTCGAGTCAAAATAGATAAGTAAGGGTTAGAATAACAAGGTTGTCATGCAGGTTCGACAACTGCTAGAAGACGACGACGCAGTCAGCCCGGTCATCGGGGTCATCCTGATGGTCGCCATCACGGTCATTCTGGCTGCCGTCATCGCATCGTTTGTCCTCGGTCTCGGGGGGAGCCAACAGCAGACGCCGCAGGCGTCTTTCAGCTGGGACTACGAGAAGCACGACGTCTCACCGGATAACGATACGGATGTCGGTGTCGTGACAATCTCCCATGACAGCGGCGACTCAATCGTCGCGTCGGAACTCTACATCCGTGGCTCGAACTTCGCCAATCCCAGTCACATAGACAACTCCTCACCCGATGGTTTTAGCGGTCCAATCCCGATCGCCAGTAACACGAGTGAGAAACAATGGCCTGACTCACAAGCCAGTGGAGCTAAAGGGGATAATTCGGCTGTCGTGGGCGGTGACACTCTCAATGTCGGTGTTCAAAGTTCGTTCGATCTGGACCTCGTCTGGCAGCCAGCTGAAGGCGACACCTCCGCTACTCTCTCCGAAGAAAGCGGCCCCGACGCGTAAACTCACCCTGTTTTCCCCGCTTTAACGCAGCGTTAACGCCTTCCTTCAACTGATCATTTCTTCGCCCCGTAGAGGCCGATTCTGTCTTTGAGTTGACCCAAATGTATAAGACAAGCACCAAATAACAGGTGTGGTATGCAGGTCCGCGAACTGCTACGAGACGACGACGCAGTCAGCCCGGTCATCGGAGTCATCCTGATGGTCGCCATCACGGTCATCCTGGCCGCAGTGATCGCATCGTTCGTGCTGGGGCTCGGTGGCAGCCAGCAAAAGACACCACAGGCGTCCTTTAGCTGGGATTACACGGAGTTAGATTCAGAATACAACGCAGGATACACAGCAGTCAGTCACGACAGCGGTGACACGATCCGACACAACGAACTGATCTTCCGTGGGAGTGGATTCAACGGGAGCGCCATCGTCGGTGACGTCGGGAATATCAGTGTGAGTTCTGGTGGCGTCGAGTGGCCGGCGAACGCGTCCAGCGGATCGAAGGGCGATACGAGCGCCGTCGCCAGCGGTGACGTCGTTCAGATCGGTGCTAACAGCGATTACGAGATGTCGCTGGTCTGGGAGCCCCAAGAAGGCGACACGTCGGCCACCCTCTCCGAGGAGACCGGCCCCGACGCGTAACGACGGCTTACTTCTTTCTTCGACCGTAACGGCCGATTAATCGCAGCTTTATCGCCCCCCCCTTATTTTCAGACATTATACGATGTAACACCTCAGTCGGCCACTGAGCCGACCCGAACGTATAAGTCAACCACTAAGTAACACATTCTCCATGCAGGTACGGCAACTGTTAGAGGAGGACGACGCAGTCAGTCCGGTCATCGGGGTCATCCTGATGGTCGCGATCACGGTCATCCTGGCCGCGGTCATCGCATCGTTCGTGCTAGGACTCGGTGGGAGCCAGCAACAGACGCCGCAGGCGTCCTTCAGCTGGGACTACAACAACGTCACGGACTCGGACAAGACAGAGGGCGTCGTAGA
This Halorientalis sp. IM1011 DNA region includes the following protein-coding sequences:
- a CDS encoding cation:proton antiporter subunit C, with the protein product MESIAARSYYVGTFLLLGIGAYVMIASPNLVKKVIGMNIFQTGIFLFFIASAYVDGAQNPVLEHAGPYVSPLPHVLILTAIVVGVSLTAVALGLIVRIYNEYGTLEADVLQEVRTDD
- a CDS encoding MnhB domain-containing protein, with the translated sequence MSGDDTETEATGVTRSLYVESPIIMATVRVVAPFVFTFGLFIMFHGADSAGGGFQGGVIVSTVILMLAIAFGVEATRDWIRPERLVAIVGIGVSVFLSIGIGTVVAGGGFLDYSAVPIYHASKYGIELVELAIGVIVSGIVAGLFFGLAVGATGEVPADSDSDERGGLL
- a CDS encoding DUF4040 domain-containing protein, with translation MIDAISLGLLALVLACALATAVLRDVLAAIIAFAAYSLGVAMIWVLLQAPDVGLTEAAVGAGVTTILFLVTIAKTVRPPGEAIFESVDPKGLVVAVLIVGVLASTLGALPPVGAADAPVAQSDVTDYYLDNAYEETEVKNAVTAVLAAYRGFDTMGEAVVVFAAGVGLLVVLGREVFA
- the mnhG gene encoding monovalent cation/H(+) antiporter subunit G; its protein translation is MVTLYEGAVLALLAGGVFFGVVAAVGLLRMPDLYTRAHAASKADTLGSGLSLAGAALVFGSGLPTVKTVLLLLFLFITNPTAAHAISRAAADQGIEPWTTDDGGEDG
- a CDS encoding monovalent cation/H+ antiporter complex subunit F encodes the protein MTDALLAAAGAFILLSVVIVYRIVQGPTMQDRVIAVNVVGTNTVVIIALFAAALDSPGVLDIALVYALLNFLMSIAISKFTVERGGVL
- a CDS encoding monovalent cation/H+ antiporter subunit E, translated to MTGERLLVPVSESSTLRNTVAYAVRNAVEGENRYDAVHFVYPDSRRVTGDEYLEDAHELLERIEVWADEDLGDDDPALTVETAVIGLDVYLFSPGDYVDLLTGYADEHGIESILLDPDFNPGENTPLLPPIEAELQRSGFAVETAPVERGTQRARLVRRASIGQFVLLAGLSFGFYLLIGGSLAVFDLVTGAISAAIVATVLWRISLAGPVQPGKLLARFARMLVYTPYLLYEIVVANLAIAYVVLHPSLPIDPEVVEFDAAVWSELSVTTLANSITLTPGTLTVDVTRQHFTVHTLTGGARDDLLDGGLERAVRFVFYGRAAARGPGPRERGDDGGEES
- a CDS encoding type IV pilin — its product is MQLKQLLSDDDAVSPVIGVILMVAITVILAAVIATFVLGLGEQVSSTSPQASFSFQFEETVTDDAGILTMNHDGGDSIKANQLYLRGNNGSATSHNYDSTWNEVIDGSSNNQESTSGGANDIEGTASGSIGSTSAVTGGDYLTFPIGTDGQIRLIYESQQGDSSATISTWEGPDA
- a CDS encoding type IV pilin, with the translated sequence MQVRQLLEDDDAVSPVIGVILMVAITVILAAVIASFVLGLGGSQQQTPQASFSWDYEKHDVSPDNDTDVGVVTISHDSGDSIVASELYIRGSNFANPSHIDNSSPDGFSGPIPIASNTSEKQWPDSQASGAKGDNSAVVGGDTLNVGVQSSFDLDLVWQPAEGDTSATLSEESGPDA
- a CDS encoding type IV pilin — protein: MQVRELLRDDDAVSPVIGVILMVAITVILAAVIASFVLGLGGSQQKTPQASFSWDYTELDSEYNAGYTAVSHDSGDTIRHNELIFRGSGFNGSAIVGDVGNISVSSGGVEWPANASSGSKGDTSAVASGDVVQIGANSDYEMSLVWEPQEGDTSATLSEETGPDA